One part of the Sesamum indicum cultivar Zhongzhi No. 13 linkage group LG14, S_indicum_v1.0, whole genome shotgun sequence genome encodes these proteins:
- the LOC105176545 gene encoding uncharacterized protein LOC105176545: MLTTENPPPDPPCPSETTQLKSSGSNVSGDEKGSDNNQHQLEVDLFKSGLDDNNPLPKFSIRDYVFNTRGKDIKTHWPFSPKNLQLCLKNGVKDVLPPFQTLDSVRNRLNVKCAAENITNSDVKLSGFSYHPLSVPSNNVGKKLALDIENIKSSGSEEDKEYPSTTTIQSCPDIISVPVIKSPYLEPEAENLPVSSAGGPEFAVAVSNKVENYSQKPVKKCRVIVKLSNIAEPKLTEESSANASVVSETMASKVCPVCKTFSSSSNTTLNAHIDQCLSGESTVKWAANSKVIKHRIKPRKTRLMVDVYATALHCTLEDLDRRNGTNWALNMGFAAQDLEECTEEKTITYSSVNGHEDNCNEGAVYFDSSGTKLRILSKFSDLQTNSSAKDDCELTKLVKRDEGSKILSSKKKKYLVQRHKLLECPPYDQGSCSSRTHHCPKDNNGHEKKFPHEDDEKEDLRQPMEACDQMRSDDFGMIKQWVSSKRTGLKKNVNLDTGSRHLDKIIRNLRVKNSNLPSPGVKFSKRTSDLSFPNLSDGNPLFLTESRKRKENSSFNSHDAYEEQLLRKRARFSLLEFRNCHGMKNHLMLSECNMKQLKKDEPSIHKSRTDPPNGMESHASSRSFKKMRSVSPTMNTNSSFISSRMSQHHTFSSEGKEFGAPKETSLDDIISSRGKKLSSSRKNLLSVRHASISESKKNLGRKNLNFKKRRLHYESGSDEEAVVSRSAVCMQYNPAEILDKNAVQMGKASGKSLTRILKIRKKRGELVNTGKAGETTPKSSDSPPQSDTHGVETNIDSSAGGNVPAGASNGLDVVKDVEIQDEFVCEPTSKVCDGETFIALGESFDSEYPAITGPSDVELISGHYIKPYGHSPADLGLGGEGEMFCANKVDKDLITANDTLGTAEINANKGQGNYFIDVDPISIPGPPGSFLPSPGRMGSEEIQGNSSLTTCRILSSEDEYELVDRDSSDSPISATSFASNSIAARSDSVSLANLSVQSHGVQHESQRDISEDRMDPVPESSFPFELAAAAADGNLKLHESRANSILPEMSPRRFGNSQPCCCSRKEGVPQTGSLNYQESQLLRRRAITSLPPLPSQEKQMGPDPNGEFYTSNLRSETFPKNDQNPPEKIVTDSPKGYTTLPVSQGTEVKFPACGNSEFPSPSTPNPVLRLMGKNLMVVSNDENPSPQMRSTQSCMVNGYPSQQSCVDNVVSSSNIQNEHHSFNHSLSRAPSTLDNKQTSTTAQHFDFSSSDGSRIPANFRAPESRPHPSRVMLPSKCFGGSFTSSFECHEYAGGCNFPPEQLGSHMKLDSPIRYEVKQPRTPVPRPRAADASVGKQKEIIVIDDLPENEVTLTMKSTQGEVNIEAGRPTVGISASRASGNDSVHVNPFYSYQTRCYPLYSGSQMVQNTHIQVQPLKATNKNLIDWNCSPEGSNLRYPNLLPASLPPTGHQRSLYFAPGFL; this comes from the exons ATGTTAACCACTGAAAATCCTCCACCAGATCCCCCATGTCCCTCTGAAACAACACAACTGAAAAGTAGCGGCAGTAATGTTAGTGGTGATGAAAAGGGTTCTGATAATAATCAGCACCAGCTTGAGGTAGATCTGTTCAAGTCAGGCCTTGATGACAACAACCCACTTCCCAAGTTCTCCATAAG AGATTATGTTTTTAACACACGGGGCAAAGATATCAAGACTCATTGGccattttctccaaaaaatttGCAACTTTGTCTAAAGAATGGCGTGAAGGATGTGTTGCCACCTTTTCAGACGCTTGATTCCGTGAGAAACCGATTGAATGTGAAATGTGCTGCTGAAAATATAACCAATTCTGATGTGAAGCTTTCTGGGTTTAGCTATCATCCTTTGTCTGTTCCGTCTAACAATGTTGGGAAAAAGCTAGCTTTGGATATTGAGAACATCAAATCAAGTGGATCTGAAGAAGATAAAGAATATCCGTCAACCACGACAATTCAGTCTTGTCCGGACATAATTTCAGTGCCCGTGATCAAAAGCCCTTACTTGGAACCAGAAGCTGAAAATTTGCCAGTATCCTCAGCGGGAGGGCCTGAATTCGCTGTTGCAGTGTCCAATAAGGTTGAAAACTATAGTCAGAAGCCGGTCAAGAAGTGCAGAGTGATTGTGAAGTTGAGCAACATTGCTGAACCAAAGTTGACTGAAGAGTCTTCTGCAAACGCTTCTGTGGTGTCAGAAACAATGGCTTCAAAAGTGTGCCCGGTGTGCAAGacattttcatcttcttctaACACTACTTTGAATGCTCATATTGATCAATGTCTTTCTGGGGAATCAACTGTCAAATGGGCGGCCAATTCAAAAGTGATTAAGCATAGAATAAAGCCTAGGAAAACAAGACTAATGGTGGATGTCTATGCAACAGCCCTGCATTGTACATTGGAGGATCTTGATAGAAGAAATGGAACAAACTGGGCTTTGAACATGGGTTTTGCAGCGCAGGATTTGGAAGAGTGCACTGAAGAGAAAACTATCACCTATTCTTCTGTCAATGGTCATGAGGACAACTGCAACGAAGGTGCTGTGTACTTCGATTCCAGTGGCACAAAGCTTCGTATCTTATCAAAGTTCAGTGATCTGCAAACAAACTCAAGTGCTAAAGATGATTGTGAGCTTACGAAACTTGTCAAAAGAGATGAAGGAAGCAAAATTCTTTCAAGTAAGAAGAAAAAGTATCTTGTCCAGAGGCATAAGCTTCTTGAATGCCCTCCTTATGACCAAGGAAGTTGTTCTTCCAGGACCCATCATTGTCCTAAG GATAACAATGGTCATGAAAAGAAGTTTCCCCATGAAGATGACGAGAAAGAAGATCTGAGACAGCCTATGGAAGCCTGTGATCAGATGAGATCTGATGATTTTGGAATGATCAAACAGTGGGTAAGCTCCAAGAGAACTGGTCTGAAGAAGAATGTCAATCTAGATACTGGAAGCCGGCATTTGGACAAAATTATAAGGAACTTGAGAGTGAAAAATAGTAACCTGCCATCTCCAGGTGTTAAGTTCAGTAAGAGAACAAGTGACTTAAGTTTCCCGAATTTATCTGATGGTAATCCACTTTTCTTAACTGAAAGCcgaaaaagaaaggagaacTCATCTTTCAATTCTCATGATGCATATGAGGAACAGCTTTTAAGAAAGAGAGCGAGGTTTTCCTTGTTGGAGTTTCGAAACTGTCATGGTATGAAAAATCATTTGATGCTCTCTGAATGCAACATGAAGCAGTTGAAAAAAGATGAGCCCTCAATTCATAAGAGCCGTACAGATCCTCCAAATGGTATGGAAAGTCATGCATCTTCTCGgagtttcaagaaaatgaggaGTGTGAGTCCAACCATGAACACTAATAGTTCTTTCATCAGCTCAAGAATGTCCCAGCACCACACATTTTCATCAGAAGGCAAAGAATTTGGTGCTCCGAAGGAGACATCCTTGGATGATATCATATCATCTAGAGGTAAGAAGTTATCATCCTCGAGGAAGAATCTGTTGTCTGTCAGGCATGCATCTATTTCAGAATCAAAGAAGAATTTAGGGAGAAAGAATCTGAACTTCAAGAAGCGTAGGCTGCATTACGAGTCAGGATCAGATGAAGAGGCAGTAGTGTCTCGATCTGCTGTTTGTATGCAATACAACCCAGCAGAAATACTGGACAAAAATGCTGTCCAAATGGGAAAGGCTTCTGGTAAGTCATTGACTAGGATTTTGAAAATTCGAAAAAAAAGAGGGGAACTTGTAAACACTGGTAAGGCGGGAGAAACCACTCCCAAGAGCTCAGATTCACCACCACAATCCGATACTCATGGAGTTGAGACGAATATTGATTCTTCTGCTGGTGGCAATGTTCCTGCTGGTGCATCCAATGGTCTGGATGTTGTAAAGGATGTTGAAATTCAGGATGAATTTGTCTGTGAGCCAACTTCTAAAGTATGTGATGGAGAAACTTTTATAGCCTTAGGTGAATCTTTTGATTCTGAATACCCTGCGATTACTGGTCCTTCTGATGTTGAATTGATTTCGGGGCATTATATAAAGCCTTATGGACATTCTCCAGCTGACTTGGGGTTGGGTGGCGAAGGAGAGATGTTTTGTGCCAACAAAGTTGACAAAGATTTGATTACTGCGAATGATACTCTTGGGACGGCAGAAATTAATGCTAACAAAGGACAAGGAAATTACTTTATCGATGTTGATCCAATATCCATACCTGGGCCACCAGGCTCCTTTTTGCCGAGTCCTGGGCGTATGGGTTCGGAAGAGATTCAGGGAAATTCATCATTAACCACTTGTAGGATACTTTCTTCTGAAGATGAGTATGAATTGGTAGATCGGGATTCATCAGATTCTCCAATTTCTGCTACATCATTTGCATCTAACTCGATTGCTGCTAGATCTGATTCAGTATCCTTGGCAAACTTGTCCGTGCAGTCACATGGTGTACAACATGAGTCTCAACGTGACATCTCCGAAGACAGGATGGATCCTGTCCCTGAAAGTTCCTTTCCCTTTGAGctggctgctgctgctgcagaTGGAAATCTGAAGCTTCACGAGTCAAGAGCCAACTCGATATTACCTGAAATGAGTCCCCGCAGATTCGGAAACAGCCAGCCATGCTGTTGTTCTAGGAAGGAGGGAGTTCCACAGACTGGTTCATTGAACTATCAAGAATCACAGCTTCTCAGGCGACGGGCTATAACTTCTCTCCCGCCACTTCCTTCACAAGAAAAGCAAATGGGTCCTGATCCTAATGGTGAATTTTACACATCCAACTTGAGATCAGAAACATTCCCCAAGAATGATCAAAATCCACCTGAAAAGATTGTAACAGATTCACCAAAGGGCTATACTACTTTGCCAGTTTCTCAAGGTACTGAGGTTAAGTTTCCAGCTTGTGGGAATTCTGAGTTTCCAAGTCCATCTACCCCGAATCCTGTTCTCCGACTGATGGGGAAAAACTTAATGGTGGTGAGCAATGATGAAAATCCTTCCCCTCAAATGAGGAGTACCCAATCATGTATGGTGAACGGCTATCCAAGTCAACAATCATGTGTTGATAATGTTGTTTCCAGCAGCAATATTCAGAATGAGCACCATTCCTTTAATCATTCTCTATCTCGAGCTCCTTCAACACTTGACAACAAGCAAACCAGCACGACGGCGCAACACTTTGATTTCAGTTCATCTGATGGTTCCAGAATTCCTGCTAATTTTAGGGCACCAGAATCACGCCCACATCCATCAAGAGTCATGCTTCCGAGCAAGTGTTTTGGTGGAAGTTTCACCTCATCGTTTGAGTGTCATGAATATGCAGGTGGGTGCAATTTTCCACCCGAACAACTTGGATCCCACATGAAACTGGACTCTCCCATTAGATATGAAGTTAAGCAACCTAGAACTCCGGTTCCCCGACCTAGAGCGGCAGATGCTTCTGTTGGTaaacaaaaggaaataatCGTGATTGATGACTTACCGGAAAATGAAGT